Genomic segment of Candidatus Effluviviaceae Genus V sp.:
CGTCTCGATGCCGCGCGAGGTTCCGCAGTCCGGCTCTGAGATGACGACCTCCTGGGAGACATCGACGAGACGGCGCGTGAGATAGCCGGCGTCGGCGGTCTTCAGGGCGGTGTCGGCCAGGCCCTTCCGCGCGCCGTGAGTCGAGATGAAGTACTCGAGCGCCGTCAGCCCCTCGCGGAAGTTCGACTTGATCGGCGACTCGATGATCTCACCCATCTGTCCGGTCAGCTTCTTCTGCGGCTTGGCCATGAGACCGCGCATGCCGGCGAGCTGGCGGATCTGGTCCTTGGAACCTCGCGCGCCGGAGTCGGCCATCATGTGGATCGGGTTGAAGCCTCCCGCGGAGACCTCCATGCCCTTGGCCATCGCGTCGGCTACATCGCTCGACGCATGCGTCCACGTATCGACCACACGGTTGTACCGCTCCGTGTCTGTGATGACGCCGTCGCGGTAGTACTTGTAGATCCGGTTGACCTCCTTCTGCGCCGCGGCGAGGATGTCCTTCTTCGACTCGGGGACCAGCACGTCGTCGATGCCGATCGTGATCCCCGCCAGCGTAGCGTAGTGGAAGCCGGTGTCCTTGAGTTTGTCGAGCACGTCGGCGGTCCGCTCCTGCCCCATCAGACGGTGGCACCGTCCGACGAGCTCCCGGAGCTTCTTCGACTCCATGACCTGATTGACGAAGCCGAGTTCGTCCGGGAGGATCTCGTTGAAGAGCACTCTCCCGGCCGTCGTGAGCTTCGTCTGGCCGTGTACGCGCACCTTGATCCACTCATGCAGATCGAGGCGACGCGAATCGAGCGCGAAGATCACCTCATCGGGCGACGCGAACGGACGGACCTTGGTCTCGTCCGGCTCGGTAGCGAGCGCCTTCGTCAGGTAGTAGCAGCCGAGGACGATGTCCTGCGACGGGCTCGCGACCGGTCGGCCGTCGGCCGGAAGCAGGATGTTGTTGACCGAGAGCATGAGCACCCGGCTCTCGATCTGCGCCTCGAGCGAGAGCGGCACGTGGACCGCCATCTGGTCGCCGTCGAAGTCCGCGTTGAACGCCGAACACACCAGGGGGTGGATCCTGATGGCCTTGCCCTCGACGAGGATCGGCTCGAAGGCCTGGATACCCAGACGATGCAGCGTGGGCGCGCGGTTCAGGAAGACCGGATGGTCCCTGATGACGTCCTCGAGCGCGTCCCAGACCTCCGGGCTCTTGCGCTCGATCATGTTCTTCGCGGCTTTGACGGTCTGCGCGTGTCCCAGCTCCTGGAGCCTCCGCACGATGAACGGACTGAAGAGCTCGAGCGCCATGGTCTTCGGGATGCCGCACTGGTGCAGCTTGAGCTCGGGACCGACCACGATGACCGAACGGCCGGAGTAGTCGACGCGCTTCCCCAGCAGGTTCTGGCGGAAGCGACCCTTCTTGCCCTTCAGAAGATGCGACAGCGACTTGAGGACCCTGCGTCCGCGTCCGCGCACGGCGCGCGACCCTCTTCCGTTGTCAAAGAGCGCATCGACCGCCTGCTGGAGCATCCGCTTCTCGTTCCGGAGGATGATCTCGGGAGCCTTGATCTTGAGCAGGCTCTTCAGACGGTTGTTCCTGTAGATGACCCTGCGATAGAGGTCATTGAGGTCCGACGTCGCGAAGCGACCGCCCTCGAGCGGCACGAGGGGCCGAAGGTCGGGCGGGAGCACCGGGATGACGTCCATGATCATCCAGCTGGGCTCGTTCCCGGAATCGAGGAACGCGTCGAAGACCTGCAGCCTCTTGATCGCCTTCTTCTTGGACTGCTTCGTCGCCTCGGGATCCCGAACCAGGACGCGGAGTTCGTCGTACTCACTCTCCACGTCGACCTGGTCCATGAGCTCCCTGATGGCGGCGGCGCCCATCTCGGCCCGAAGGCCCGAGTCGGGGTTCGTCTCCTCGAGCTCGGCCATGCGCTCGCCCGACAGCAGCTCACCGACCTCGAGATCGGTCTTCCCCGGGTCGAGGACGATGTACGACTCGTAGTAGAGCACCCGCTCGAGATCGCGCCGCTTCATGTCGAGCATGCGGCCGATGATGTTCGGGTTCCCGCGGAAGAACCAGACGTGCGCCACGGGAACGGCCAGCTCGATGTGGCCGAGCCG
This window contains:
- the rpoC gene encoding DNA-directed RNA polymerase subunit beta'; amino-acid sequence: MYFGIFDEHREPQDFKAIRIRLASPEAIRSWSHGEVTLPETINYRSFKPEKGGLFCERIFGPVKDWECNCGKYRRIRYRGMICENCGVEVTQSKVRRERLGHIELAVPVAHVWFFRGNPNIIGRMLDMKRRDLERVLYYESYIVLDPGKTDLEVGELLSGERMAELEETNPDSGLRAEMGAAAIRELMDQVDVESEYDELRVLVRDPEATKQSKKKAIKRLQVFDAFLDSGNEPSWMIMDVIPVLPPDLRPLVPLEGGRFATSDLNDLYRRVIYRNNRLKSLLKIKAPEIILRNEKRMLQQAVDALFDNGRGSRAVRGRGRRVLKSLSHLLKGKKGRFRQNLLGKRVDYSGRSVIVVGPELKLHQCGIPKTMALELFSPFIVRRLQELGHAQTVKAAKNMIERKSPEVWDALEDVIRDHPVFLNRAPTLHRLGIQAFEPILVEGKAIRIHPLVCSAFNADFDGDQMAVHVPLSLEAQIESRVLMLSVNNILLPADGRPVASPSQDIVLGCYYLTKALATEPDETKVRPFASPDEVIFALDSRRLDLHEWIKVRVHGQTKLTTAGRVLFNEILPDELGFVNQVMESKKLRELVGRCHRLMGQERTADVLDKLKDTGFHYATLAGITIGIDDVLVPESKKDILAAAQKEVNRIYKYYRDGVITDTERYNRVVDTWTHASSDVADAMAKGMEVSAGGFNPIHMMADSGARGSKDQIRQLAGMRGLMAKPQKKLTGQMGEIIESPIKSNFREGLTALEYFISTHGARKGLADTALKTADAGYLTRRLVDVSQEVVISEPDCGTSRGIETTALIEAGKIVEPLPERVLGRVVSEDVEDPVTGDVIIKRNTLLDEEATELLSDMNVEKVYIRSVLTCESERGVCANCYGRNLATGRMVEMGEVVGIVAAQSIGEPGTQLTLRTFHIGGTAGRIAEVSKREAKASGTIRFPFDKSSNVRIDPEGNQVVIGRNVRLVKEGDDGRERSYNIPYGAILRVDDGQRVEEGDTLFEWDPYNDPIIARSGGTVRYDQMVTGRTLDHLADETTGHRERVVIEDPEKDLHPSIVVESKSGKSVGEYILPTGARVFVQNGETVHSGQVLAKIQREFGKTRDITGGLPRVEELFEARPPKNPATITEIDGVVRFGDVKKGLREITVLGDDVEKSYRLPHGVHLRVHNGDAVSAGDRLSEGPVNPHDILAIKGEKAVQEYLLNEIQEVYRLQGVKINDKHIEMIVRQMLQRVRVTDPGDTAFLEGQVVSRAEFEKENRRIAEHNKGKRKKADRLNPARHEALLLGITKAALTTDSFISAASFQETTRVLMMAATEGKTDDLRGLKENVIIGRRIPAGTGLDEFELIEVLKPEEPQPKIIERPDEAPEGEDVGTLTSASAQ